A genomic window from Tolypothrix sp. PCC 7910 includes:
- a CDS encoding chemotaxis protein CheX, with translation MNVTAEQLDALQELINIGVGRAASLLNEMVNSHIRLEIPFVKVLTAADAYEELALRFHEDSLAAVRLGFTGPFYGTAGLIFPTDSASSLVAVLTGEEPGSTDLDAVKIGTLSEIGNIVINGVMGSIGNVLRQHMAYTIPVYLEDKIENLLASANVSESKILLAQARFTIEQLELIGDIILIFELETFDTLLQVINQEMGVS, from the coding sequence ATGAATGTGACAGCAGAACAATTAGATGCCCTACAAGAATTAATTAATATTGGAGTTGGTAGGGCAGCAAGTTTACTCAATGAGATGGTAAACTCTCACATTCGTTTGGAAATTCCGTTTGTGAAGGTATTAACAGCTGCGGATGCCTATGAAGAATTAGCTTTAAGATTTCATGAAGACAGTTTAGCAGCTGTGAGACTCGGCTTTACAGGCCCATTTTATGGTACAGCTGGCTTGATTTTCCCGACTGACAGTGCTTCCTCATTAGTAGCAGTTTTGACTGGTGAAGAACCAGGTTCAACTGACTTAGATGCAGTTAAAATTGGTACATTAAGCGAAATTGGGAATATTGTAATTAATGGGGTAATGGGTTCAATTGGCAATGTGTTAAGACAGCACATGGCTTACACAATACCTGTTTATTTAGAAGATAAAATTGAAAATTTATTAGCATCTGCAAATGTAAGCGAATCCAAAATTTTGCTAGCACAAGCAAGATTTACAATTGAACAATTAGAACTGATTGGAGATATTATTTTAATATTTGAATTAGAGACATTTGATACCTTACTACAAGTGATTAATCAGGAGATGGGAGTATCATAA
- a CDS encoding PleD family two-component system response regulator produces the protein MALVLIIDDAAFSRRMIRKFLQVDGYEILEASNGREGLEMVHKHQPSCVLADILMPDMNGFEFLQALQDEQLKIPTIIISADIQEGSRNQSYQLGAANFINKPPKEQELRAAVQQVLNTKE, from the coding sequence ATGGCATTGGTTTTAATTATCGATGATGCAGCCTTCTCTCGCAGAATGATTCGGAAATTCCTGCAAGTAGATGGCTATGAAATTCTCGAAGCTAGTAATGGACGCGAAGGGTTAGAAATGGTTCACAAGCATCAGCCAAGCTGCGTCTTAGCTGATATTTTAATGCCTGACATGAATGGGTTTGAATTTTTGCAGGCTCTCCAAGATGAACAATTAAAAATTCCTACCATCATTATCTCAGCCGATATTCAAGAAGGCTCACGCAATCAAAGTTATCAGTTAGGTGCAGCAAACTTCATTAATAAACCACCAAAAGAACAGGAATTGCGTGCAGCCGTTCAGCAAGTTCTCAATACAAAGGAATAA